A window of Streptomyces sp. SAI-127 contains these coding sequences:
- a CDS encoding MFS transporter, producing the protein MTTSQLIKDQKPGAARREGRPGIALAVIAACQLMVVLDATIVNIALPHIQDALKFSTTDLTWVVSAYTLTFGGLLLLGGRAGDILGRRRVFMTGILLFTFASLLGGLAQEPWQLLAARVLQGVGGAIASPTSLALITTTFPEGPERNRAFGVFAAVSAGGGAIGLLAGGMLTEWLDWRWVLFVNVPIGVLIAVLTPLYISESERHSGRFDIAGALTSTGGMALLVYGFIRSADEGWRDSLTIGSFGIAVVLLLAFAFIESRAKEPITPLRMFADRNRSGTYVIMLSLAAAMFGMFFYIVLFVQNVLDYSPIQAGLAFLPVTVVIALGAGLSQRFLPVLGPKPFMLTGSALAVTGLAWQALISSDSSYVGGVLGPMLIFGFGMGLNFVTLTITAVSGVAQHEAGAASGLLNATQQVGGSLGLSILTTVFGSASKDEAEKQLPQFMADGSAEQKAEFAKTHQLPAPWGHEVLAQGISSGFVAAASMAVLALVSAWLVIKVRKSDLEALAGTAGPGLG; encoded by the coding sequence GTGACGACCTCTCAGTTGATCAAAGATCAGAAACCAGGTGCGGCCCGCCGGGAAGGGCGACCCGGCATCGCGCTCGCCGTCATCGCGGCCTGCCAACTCATGGTGGTACTCGACGCGACGATTGTGAACATCGCGCTGCCGCACATTCAAGACGCTCTCAAGTTCAGCACCACCGACCTCACATGGGTCGTCAGCGCCTACACGCTCACCTTCGGTGGGCTGCTCCTTCTGGGCGGCCGCGCGGGTGACATCCTCGGGCGCCGCCGGGTCTTCATGACCGGCATCCTGCTGTTCACCTTCGCCTCGTTGCTCGGCGGACTCGCCCAGGAACCCTGGCAGCTGCTGGCCGCCCGCGTCCTGCAGGGCGTGGGTGGCGCGATCGCGTCGCCCACCTCGCTGGCGCTGATCACCACCACGTTCCCCGAAGGGCCCGAGCGCAACCGGGCCTTCGGCGTCTTCGCCGCCGTCTCCGCGGGCGGCGGCGCCATAGGCCTGCTGGCCGGAGGCATGCTCACCGAGTGGCTCGACTGGCGATGGGTGCTCTTCGTCAACGTGCCGATCGGCGTGCTGATCGCGGTACTCACCCCGCTGTACATCAGCGAGTCCGAGCGCCACAGCGGCCGCTTCGACATCGCGGGCGCCCTGACCTCCACGGGGGGCATGGCCCTGCTCGTCTACGGTTTCATCCGCTCCGCCGACGAAGGCTGGCGGGACAGCCTGACCATCGGGTCCTTCGGCATCGCCGTGGTGCTTCTGCTCGCCTTCGCGTTCATCGAGTCGCGCGCCAAGGAGCCGATCACCCCCCTGCGGATGTTCGCCGATCGCAACCGCTCGGGCACGTACGTGATCATGCTGAGTCTCGCCGCCGCGATGTTCGGCATGTTCTTCTACATCGTGCTCTTCGTCCAGAACGTGCTGGACTACAGCCCGATCCAGGCCGGTCTCGCCTTCCTGCCCGTGACGGTCGTGATCGCGCTGGGGGCAGGCCTGTCGCAGCGATTCCTGCCGGTGCTCGGCCCCAAGCCGTTCATGCTCACGGGGTCGGCGCTCGCGGTGACCGGGCTTGCCTGGCAGGCCCTCATCAGCTCCGACAGCTCTTACGTCGGTGGAGTTCTCGGACCCATGCTGATCTTCGGCTTCGGCATGGGCCTGAACTTCGTGACGCTGACGATCACCGCGGTCTCCGGCGTCGCCCAGCATGAGGCCGGCGCGGCCTCCGGGCTGCTCAACGCCACGCAGCAGGTGGGCGGTTCGCTCGGTCTGTCCATCCTGACGACCGTGTTCGGGTCGGCCAGCAAGGACGAGGCCGAGAAGCAGTTGCCGCAATTCATGGCCGACGGTTCGGCGGAGCAGAAGGCGGAGTTCGCCAAGACGCACCAGCTGCCCGCCCCCTGGGGGCACGAAGTGCTCGCCCAGGGCATCTCGTCGGGCTTCGTGGCGGCTGCCTCGATGGCCGTACTCGCCCTGGTCAGCGCCTGGTTGGTGATCAAGGTCCGCAAGAGCGACCTGGAGGCACTCGCCGGCACGGCCGGTCCGGGCCTCGGCTGA
- a CDS encoding ADP-ribosylglycohydrolase family protein, whose product MTADSTPDGRLSRALASLRGLAVGDALGSQFFVPVNYPLLKNRELPPGHWQWTDDTEMACSVVAVLAAHHRIDQDALAHSFAEHHDFDRGYGPAVNRLLRLVREGGDWRELAAALFNGQGSWGNGAAMRIPPLGAFYADDPEQATHQAEISAYPTHQHREAVVGAMAVAAAAALAAAPGGPPSPGAFLDGVIALVPKSAVGAGLRRARDMLDYGDASTVAAVLGCGRRTTAHDTVPFALWSAARSLGDYEEAFWTTAQVGGDVDTTCAIVGGVIAGGKAGTPPAEWVQRTEAFPEWLRVPG is encoded by the coding sequence ATGACCGCTGACTCCACACCCGATGGGCGCCTGAGCCGCGCCCTGGCCAGTCTGCGTGGCCTGGCGGTGGGAGACGCGCTGGGCTCGCAGTTCTTCGTGCCGGTGAACTACCCCCTGCTGAAGAACCGCGAGCTGCCGCCCGGCCACTGGCAGTGGACGGACGACACCGAGATGGCCTGCTCGGTGGTGGCCGTCCTGGCCGCCCACCACCGCATCGACCAGGACGCCCTGGCCCACTCCTTCGCCGAACACCACGATTTCGACCGGGGCTACGGCCCCGCCGTCAACCGTCTGCTGCGGCTGGTCCGCGAGGGCGGCGACTGGCGCGAGCTCGCCGCGGCTCTCTTCAACGGGCAGGGTTCCTGGGGCAACGGCGCCGCGATGCGCATCCCGCCCCTCGGGGCCTTCTACGCCGACGACCCGGAGCAGGCGACCCACCAGGCCGAGATCTCGGCGTATCCCACGCACCAGCACCGTGAGGCCGTGGTCGGCGCCATGGCTGTCGCCGCGGCCGCCGCGCTGGCCGCCGCCCCCGGTGGCCCGCCCAGCCCCGGGGCGTTTCTCGACGGCGTCATTGCGCTCGTCCCGAAGAGTGCCGTCGGCGCGGGGCTGCGGCGGGCACGCGACATGCTCGACTACGGCGACGCCTCCACCGTTGCGGCCGTGCTGGGCTGCGGGCGCCGGACCACGGCACACGACACCGTGCCGTTCGCACTCTGGTCCGCCGCCCGGTCCCTGGGCGACTACGAGGAGGCATTCTGGACAACTGCCCAGGTGGGCGGTGACGTGGACACGACCTGCGCCATCGTGGGTGGTGTGATCGCCGGGGGGAAGGCCGGGACGCCGCCTGCCGAGTGGGTGCAACGGACCGAGGCGTTTCCGGAGTGGCTGCGGGTGCCGGGCTAG
- a CDS encoding histidine phosphatase family protein: MARPRRIVLVRHGESTGNVDDTVYEREPDHALALTERGWQQAEETGKRLREVLGRERVSVYVSPYRRTHETLRAFHLDPELIRVREEPRLREQDWGNWQDRDDVRLQKTYRDAYGHFFYRFAQGESGADVYDRVGGFLESLFRSFEAPDHPPNVLIVTHGLAMRLFCMRWFHWTVAEFESLSNPGNAEMRMLVLGDDGKYALDRPFGRWREPEPYGITD, translated from the coding sequence ATGGCACGACCACGGCGAATCGTCCTTGTCCGGCACGGGGAGTCAACGGGCAATGTTGATGACACCGTTTATGAACGCGAGCCCGACCACGCCCTGGCCCTGACGGAACGGGGCTGGCAGCAGGCGGAGGAGACCGGTAAACGGCTGCGAGAGGTGCTGGGCCGCGAACGCGTCAGCGTGTACGTCTCTCCGTACCGCCGTACGCACGAGACGCTCCGCGCCTTCCACCTGGACCCCGAGCTCATACGGGTGCGTGAGGAACCCCGGCTGCGGGAGCAGGACTGGGGAAACTGGCAGGACCGTGACGACGTACGCCTCCAGAAGACGTACAGGGACGCCTACGGGCACTTCTTCTACCGGTTCGCACAGGGTGAGTCCGGGGCCGACGTGTACGACCGGGTGGGCGGCTTCCTGGAGAGCCTGTTCCGCAGCTTCGAGGCGCCCGACCATCCGCCGAACGTCCTGATCGTGACGCACGGACTCGCCATGCGGCTGTTCTGCATGCGCTGGTTCCACTGGACGGTCGCGGAATTCGAGTCACTGTCGAACCCGGGGAACGCGGAGATGCGGATGCTCGTTCTCGGGGACGACGGCAAGTACGCCCTTGACCGGCCCTTCGGGCGCTGGCGAGAGCCGGAACCGTACGGGATCACCGATTAG
- a CDS encoding YdbC family protein, with protein MLVKWIRCTVVDRRGFERGQRKWAGLLGEPGFRGQGGGWSRGRQGVAHIFSFWESRSFYDSFMARSHDRLAAAQSGTFKDVQVKLFDYRFDVKTGFEPRFTDADLVRFAHCRVHEERAEHFTLMQEKVWNPAMAGSPGMIRGLFGEAPGHEFLVLSMWRSAAEHGKYRTERVERLALRAQTDADVAALTGDILDLEPAWTV; from the coding sequence GTGCTGGTCAAGTGGATTCGCTGCACCGTGGTGGACCGCCGCGGATTCGAGCGGGGGCAGCGAAAGTGGGCGGGGCTTCTCGGAGAGCCGGGGTTTCGGGGACAGGGCGGAGGCTGGAGCAGGGGGCGACAGGGTGTGGCGCACATCTTCTCCTTCTGGGAGAGCCGTTCCTTCTACGACTCCTTCATGGCCCGTTCCCATGACCGGCTCGCGGCGGCCCAGTCAGGCACGTTCAAGGACGTCCAGGTCAAGCTGTTCGACTACCGCTTCGACGTGAAGACGGGCTTCGAGCCGCGCTTCACCGACGCCGACCTGGTGCGGTTCGCCCACTGCCGCGTCCACGAGGAGCGCGCGGAGCACTTCACGCTCATGCAGGAAAAGGTCTGGAACCCGGCGATGGCCGGCTCGCCGGGCATGATCCGGGGTCTGTTCGGAGAGGCCCCGGGGCACGAGTTCCTGGTGCTCTCGATGTGGCGGTCGGCCGCCGAGCACGGCAAGTACCGCACCGAACGCGTGGAACGGCTCGCTCTGCGCGCCCAGACCGACGCCGACGTCGCCGCCCTCACGGGCGACATCCTGGATCTGGAACCGGCCTGGACGGTTTGA
- a CDS encoding TerD family protein, with product MSGINKGIRKVEVALKWDPSPAGQPATDLDIVAATYVAGDPYGDPAYVVHFDSRSPDGTIYLNRDSKDGKGFGWDEVMTLELDRLDARYTRVVVGAVIQQRSTPRTFVGVINPALRIREGYTVLAEDDFGGVLGATAAKVAEFVRQESGTWDFHPGINGFEEDPATFTRSMGRA from the coding sequence GTGAGCGGCATCAACAAGGGGATCCGCAAGGTCGAGGTCGCGCTCAAGTGGGATCCGAGTCCGGCGGGGCAGCCGGCCACCGACCTGGACATCGTCGCCGCGACCTACGTGGCGGGCGATCCGTACGGCGATCCCGCCTATGTGGTGCACTTCGACAGCCGCTCCCCCGACGGCACCATCTATCTCAACCGGGACAGCAAGGACGGCAAGGGCTTCGGCTGGGACGAGGTCATGACCCTCGAACTCGACCGCCTGGACGCCCGGTACACGCGCGTGGTGGTCGGCGCCGTCATCCAGCAGCGTTCCACACCCCGCACCTTCGTCGGCGTGATCAACCCGGCTCTGCGGATCCGTGAGGGCTACACGGTTCTGGCCGAGGACGACTTCGGCGGCGTCCTCGGCGCCACGGCCGCGAAGGTCGCGGAGTTCGTACGGCAGGAATCCGGCACCTGGGACTTCCACCCCGGGATCAACGGCTTCGAGGAAGACCCCGCGACGTTCACCCGGAGCATGGGCCGGGCGTGA
- a CDS encoding DUF6215 domain-containing protein, with the protein MAEQQIADVAESVRQPENGPSEWGQAVAALVVVGGLAAVVLSGTFHQKAGDPEPAECHTSDGARPSKPVSGVRLCTALNRADLPTLLGTPAEYAMNASGNESVGTWADGTKTVTPEAEVQLSTYSVKLSTSDDDIPVSEMAGFLGSSTQNRTIGGHPAVLYSDRTIALNFNLGGGKVDTGPGGIARSLLVAKDTKDGGGFYEISIWRQGDVLPDDLALLRVAETVLPTVPDWTAG; encoded by the coding sequence ATGGCTGAGCAGCAGATTGCCGATGTCGCGGAGAGCGTGAGGCAGCCCGAGAACGGCCCGAGCGAGTGGGGCCAGGCTGTCGCGGCACTGGTGGTGGTCGGGGGCCTCGCGGCCGTCGTGTTGTCAGGGACCTTTCATCAAAAGGCCGGCGACCCCGAACCTGCCGAATGCCACACGTCGGATGGCGCACGGCCGTCGAAGCCGGTCTCCGGGGTGCGGTTGTGCACGGCGCTGAACCGTGCGGACCTGCCCACGCTGCTCGGCACGCCGGCGGAGTACGCGATGAACGCCAGCGGCAACGAGAGTGTGGGTACCTGGGCCGACGGCACCAAGACCGTCACACCCGAGGCGGAGGTGCAGCTGTCCACCTACTCCGTGAAGCTCTCGACGTCCGACGACGACATCCCGGTGTCCGAGATGGCCGGTTTCCTGGGGAGTTCGACGCAGAACAGGACGATAGGCGGGCACCCGGCGGTCCTCTACTCGGACCGGACCATCGCCCTCAACTTCAACCTCGGCGGCGGCAAGGTCGACACCGGCCCCGGCGGCATCGCCCGCAGCCTGCTGGTCGCCAAGGACACCAAGGACGGCGGCGGCTTCTACGAGATCTCCATATGGCGTCAGGGCGACGTCCTGCCCGATGACCTCGCGTTGCTCCGCGTCGCCGAGACGGTGCTGCCGACGGTCCCGGACTGGACCGCCGGCTGA
- a CDS encoding vitamin B12-dependent ribonucleotide reductase: MTETASGPARSSRAKGTKAAANKGLRIERIHTTPGVHPYDEVAWERRDVVMTNWRDGSVNFEQRGVEFPDFWSVNAVNIVTSKYFRGAVGTPQREVSLRQLIDRIVKTYRKAGEDYKYFASPADAEIFEHELAYALLHQIFSFNSPVWFNVGTPQPQQVSACFILAVDDSMESILDWYKEEGMIFKGGSGAGLNLSRIRSSKELLSSGGNASGPVSFMRGADASAGTIKSGGATRRAAKMVILDVDHPDIEDFIETKVKEEEKIRALRDAGFDMDLGGDDITSVQYQNANNSVRVNDTFMKAVETGGKFGLTSRMTGEVIEEVEAKALFRKMAEAAWACADPGIQYDDTINHWHTCPESGRINGSNPCSEYMHLDNTSCNLASLNLMKFLKDDSKGNQSFDVERFAKVVELVITAMDISICFADFPTQKIGENTRAFRQLGIGYANLGALLMATGHAYDSDGGRALAGSITSLMTGTSYKRSAELAAVVGPYDGYARNAQPHLRVMKQHSDENTKAVRMDDLDTPIWAAATEAWQDVLRLGEKNGFRNAQASVIAPTGTIGLAMSCDTTGLEPDLALVKFKKLVGGGSMQIVNGTVPQALRRLGYQEEQIEAIVAHIAENGNVIDAPGLKHEHYEVFDCAMGERSISAMGHVRMMAAIQPWISGALSKTVNLPETATVEDVEEVYFEAWKMGVKALAIYRDNCKVGQPLSAKTKEKEKAEVTEKAEETIRAAVEKVIEYRPVRKRLPKGRPGITTSFTVGGAEGYMTANSYPDDGLGEVFLKMSKQGSTLAGMMDAFSIAVSVGLQYGVPLETYVSKFTNMRFEPAGMTDDPDVRMAQSIVDYIFRRLALDFLPFETRSALGIHSAEERQRHLETGSYEPTEEEVDVEGLAQSAPRAQELKAVVTPKAEVEAAKPAPQEAHTSAELVEMQLGIQADAPLCFSCGTKMQRAGSCYICEGCGSTSGCS, encoded by the coding sequence ATGACAGAGACGGCGAGCGGTCCGGCACGGAGTTCCCGCGCCAAGGGCACCAAGGCGGCAGCGAACAAGGGCCTGCGTATCGAGCGCATCCACACCACCCCCGGCGTGCACCCGTACGACGAGGTGGCCTGGGAGCGCCGTGACGTCGTCATGACCAACTGGCGCGACGGCTCGGTCAACTTCGAGCAGCGTGGCGTCGAGTTCCCCGACTTCTGGTCGGTGAACGCGGTCAACATCGTCACCAGCAAGTACTTCCGCGGTGCCGTCGGCACCCCCCAGCGCGAGGTGAGCCTCAGGCAGCTCATCGACCGCATCGTGAAGACGTATCGGAAGGCCGGCGAGGACTACAAGTACTTCGCCTCGCCCGCCGACGCGGAGATCTTCGAGCACGAGCTGGCGTACGCCCTCCTGCACCAGATCTTCAGCTTCAACAGCCCGGTGTGGTTCAACGTCGGTACGCCCCAGCCGCAGCAGGTCTCGGCCTGCTTCATCCTGGCCGTCGACGACTCCATGGAGTCGATCCTCGACTGGTACAAGGAAGAGGGCATGATCTTCAAGGGCGGCTCCGGTGCCGGCCTGAACCTCTCGCGTATCCGCTCCTCCAAGGAGCTGCTGTCCTCGGGCGGCAACGCCTCCGGTCCGGTCTCCTTCATGCGTGGCGCCGACGCCTCCGCAGGAACGATCAAGTCGGGTGGCGCCACGCGCCGCGCCGCCAAGATGGTCATCCTCGACGTCGACCACCCCGACATCGAGGACTTCATCGAGACCAAGGTGAAGGAGGAGGAGAAGATCCGCGCCCTTCGCGACGCGGGCTTCGACATGGACCTGGGCGGCGACGACATCACGTCGGTGCAGTACCAGAACGCCAACAACTCGGTCCGCGTGAACGACACGTTCATGAAGGCCGTCGAGACGGGTGGCAAGTTCGGCCTGACGTCCCGCATGACCGGCGAGGTCATCGAGGAGGTCGAGGCCAAGGCGCTGTTCCGCAAGATGGCCGAGGCCGCCTGGGCCTGCGCCGACCCGGGCATCCAGTACGACGACACCATCAACCACTGGCACACCTGCCCGGAGTCCGGCCGCATCAACGGCTCGAACCCCTGCAGCGAGTACATGCACCTGGACAACACGTCCTGCAACCTCGCCTCGCTGAACCTCATGAAGTTCCTCAAGGACGACAGCAAGGGCAACCAGTCCTTCGACGTGGAGCGCTTCGCCAAGGTCGTCGAACTCGTCATCACCGCGATGGACATCTCCATCTGCTTCGCGGACTTCCCGACGCAGAAGATCGGTGAGAACACGCGCGCGTTCCGCCAGCTCGGCATCGGCTACGCCAACCTCGGTGCCCTGCTGATGGCAACCGGCCACGCGTACGACTCCGACGGCGGCCGGGCTCTCGCCGGGTCCATCACCTCCCTGATGACCGGCACGTCGTACAAGCGTTCCGCCGAACTCGCCGCGGTCGTCGGCCCGTACGACGGCTACGCCCGCAACGCGCAGCCGCACCTGCGTGTCATGAAGCAGCACTCCGACGAGAACACCAAGGCCGTCCGCATGGACGACCTGGACACGCCGATCTGGGCCGCCGCCACGGAGGCCTGGCAGGACGTGCTGCGTCTCGGTGAGAAGAACGGTTTCCGTAACGCCCAGGCGTCCGTCATCGCTCCGACCGGCACCATCGGTCTCGCGATGTCCTGCGACACCACCGGTCTTGAGCCCGACCTCGCGCTGGTCAAGTTCAAGAAGCTGGTCGGCGGCGGCTCGATGCAGATCGTCAACGGCACCGTTCCGCAGGCCCTGCGTCGCCTGGGCTACCAGGAGGAGCAGATCGAGGCGATCGTCGCCCACATCGCCGAGAACGGCAATGTGATCGACGCTCCCGGCCTCAAGCACGAGCACTACGAGGTCTTCGACTGCGCCATGGGCGAGCGCTCCATCTCCGCGATGGGCCACGTCCGCATGATGGCCGCGATCCAGCCCTGGATCTCCGGCGCGCTCTCCAAGACGGTCAACCTGCCGGAGACGGCGACCGTCGAGGACGTCGAAGAGGTCTACTTCGAGGCCTGGAAGATGGGCGTCAAGGCGCTCGCCATCTACCGCGACAACTGCAAGGTCGGCCAGCCCCTCTCCGCCAAGACCAAGGAGAAGGAGAAGGCCGAGGTCACGGAGAAGGCCGAGGAGACCATCCGCGCGGCGGTCGAGAAGGTCATCGAGTACCGTCCGGTCCGCAAGCGCCTCCCGAAGGGCCGTCCCGGCATCACGACGTCCTTCACCGTCGGCGGCGCCGAGGGCTACATGACCGCCAACTCCTACCCGGACGACGGTCTCGGCGAGGTCTTCCTGAAGATGTCGAAGCAGGGCTCGACCCTCGCGGGCATGATGGACGCCTTCTCCATCGCTGTCTCGGTGGGCCTGCAGTACGGCGTGCCGCTGGAGACGTACGTCTCGAAGTTCACGAACATGCGCTTCGAGCCGGCCGGCATGACGGACGACCCGGACGTGCGGATGGCGCAGTCGATCGTCGACTACATCTTCCGTCGCCTGGCGCTCGACTTCCTGCCCTTCGAGACCCGTTCCGCGCTCGGCATCCACTCCGCCGAGGAGCGTCAGCGCCACCTCGAGACCGGCTCCTACGAGCCGACCGAGGAGGAGGTCGACGTCGAGGGTCTGGCCCAGTCGGCGCCGCGCGCCCAGGAGCTGAAGGCGGTCGTCACGCCGAAGGCCGAGGTCGAGGCGGCCAAGCCCGCGCCTCAGGAGGCGCACACCAGCGCCGAGCTGGTGGAGATGCAGCTGGGCATCCAGGCCGATGCCCCGCTGTGCTTCTCCTGCGGTACGAAGATGCAGCGGGCCGGTTCCTGCTACATCTGCGAGGGCTGCGGGTCGACCAGCGGCTGCAGCTGA